ACATCTTCAGGGTCGGGTGTCCACATCTTCAGGGTCGGGTGTCCACATCTTTAGGGTCGGGTGTCCACATCTTCAGGTTCAGGTGTCCACATCTTCAGGGTCAGGTGTCGACATCTCTAGGGTCAGGTGTCCACATCTTCAGGGTCAGGTGCCAACATCGTCAGGGTCAGGCTCTAGTTGTCCAGTTGGAGCAGTTATTTATCCTGAAAAAGACCTGGAAAGCAACAAAGAAAATTTTGCCAGAAATGCAATTTTCATAAATGGGCTTATTAACAGACATGCACTGTTACTGTTAACATTCATTCTTATCTGTGTATATGGGTAGGCTGATTTCCAGACATGCGCTTGTTTCTGTATAATTATGATACCTTAATGGTTTTGGGTGCAAATAAGCTGTAATCGTTGACAGAGAAAGTTTGTAGATCATCCTTAGttaaaaatgataacaataagccattgtttatatgttttctttattggtacatgtagataatgACAGTAGTGATCCAGTTACAAGGATTAGGCTTCCACAAAAcggaaagggagataatttgggTAAAACGGCTAAACATTTACCTCCAGCCCGGCCATCGTAGATATCTATTACACATACTTGTTCTACCATTCCTACTCTTACAGtattcaacaaaaaaaatcataataatgATTTCTATGATATTCTCAAATAATTCCCTCTAATTATTTTAAAACTGCAaacatttttagtttcattgatCTAGGTTATTTGCTTACGGCAGATGGGGACTACTCCCTCCATTTTATGGAGTATTCTAGTTAGAATGGCTGTGAGTCTTGTCTTTCAAGCTGAGACAAAAGTGACAAAAGTGACAACAATCTATGGTTTAACAAGACATACTACACTTTAATTATTATGAAGAGTACATCACAAGCTACTACAATGAGTTACTTTATCTTGGATAGATTTGATACTCTACAATATGGGATAAGTCTCATATAATCTGAAATGTCAGTTTTCCAAAAAATCACATTCATCAAACAATAATCATTTCTTATATAATTTTCCGAATAAAACTTGTGTATTCTCCCATTTTGTCTTGTTTAGGCAAAAAAAAGTGTTCTGTTGCgtcatattagacaggtttatctgACCATAATGTTGTGACCAACAAACTGTCAGGTTAATTAATTTGTCATGCCTGGTGTTGACCCCACGACCTTTAGACCTAACGTGCCTGGTGTTGACCCCTGGCCTTTAGACCTTACGTTCCTCGTATTGGCCCCTGACCTTTTAACGCAACGTATCCTCCAAGCAAtccaacaaaaaataaccactCCCCATGTATAAATCTACAATGAATATGTCCCGATCAAGTACACGTTATCATATACAGCTATGCCTTCAAATCCTTTTCCTTCCTGCAAACGAGCACGGGTACATGCGCGTGATGAACTATATAGTCGCTAACACTGCCCATGACCGTCCTCCGGAACTTTCCCTGACCTCTGGTCCCTGTCACAATCATTCCCGCCTTTTCTTCTTCAGCAATCTTTacgattacctcccctggttTTCCTGATCCAGTCCGGAATCTTCCTTGGATCTGAttaaacaaacacaacacaaagtCTATTTGTTTGCCGGGAAATTATACAATAAGACattgtattttcattaatttatatCCAATGCAGGTTTAAAATGGatcatgtaaaacaaattaatgtgATTTATAAATGGTTGTTAGTTTGGATTCCGTTCCCTCCCAATTATTGACCTCTCACCTTGCCCTCGACCTTTGCTCTGTACTTGTCCTCGATGGCCTTGACCTTAACTTCGAGTTCCTGTAGTATTTGTTGTACCACTCCTGGGCCTGTAAAACCATAAATATCGGACGATGTTGTGTACAGATGTCACCGTAGAAACAAGATACGTTAGGGCAAGCTTTAAAaaagcccgagtttcctctgaccatGCCACCAGACTCAGAGATCCGTCAGGCatgccctgacaccagacttatACATTCAGACAGACAGATGCCTGTCCTAATGTCCAAGTCTACTGTCAGGGTCAGAGGCCTGAAAATTTTCActtgaaattgacctgaattgacatgCAAATATTTTTCCTGTGTATTAAATGGTCAGTTATGgttttgatttttattattatgtcagaatttttttttcaatagttGTGTCGTGAGGTGCACATATAGAGCTTATCTTGTGTTGTACTTTTTAATATATCCGAATTGTACTGAACgaaattgttgttttgttgataaatcCTACGCCCATTCCATATGTATATCCCCTCTTGCCTTCCCCATAACCCGTTACTTTTTGTAACGTGTTGAACTAGTGTAGACAATATGCAATATTGGGAAACTTCGGTACTTTCCGTTCCTTTTACGGAAAGTATCGAAGGTTCCCGATCGGGAGATATTGAATAGAAAAAGAAAACGATGAAGGTGAAATACCTACTTGCTAGATGAAGGTCGTACGACTCTGGAACATGTATCAAAACCAGTTGGTCGTTTTCTCGACGAATGTGGTCCATATACCCTGGAAAgagaattttgaaatttggaAAGTGGAGCCCAGTTCGTCTAATGTGAACTGTGAACAGTCAACTATTTCGCACCAAAACAACTTTTatccttttttaaaattttatttctctTATTTTATCTTATAAAACAAGAGTACTGAAAACCACATGCAACCGAAAATTGTTAATAGTTTATGTGTATTTGAATTACTATAGTATTGAAAAAAGAGtgatgtcatttttaccgaattttaaccTTGAACACCGAATGGTGTCATTCTTACCGAGTTCTAATCTAGCCCctaaaacgtctgaaaatgtgctatatacACTAGGGAAGGTTCGAATGTACGTATTCTTCTATAATGAATTGTAGAAATGTAAGAAATCGGAAGATGCATCTAATTAGACACTGAAACGGGGTCATTGCCGTCGGGCCAAAGGTAAGATTTTCAGAAAAATTGCGATTTCTCTGAATCGAAATAGCTTTATATTCTCGACTTCCTGTTTTAGGAAGTGGTGTATTTTCAAACTTGATATTGTAAATCATTCCGGGTACAgtttaattttatcaaatttatcaataaCTGCACCTTACTGCCGTGAACATAACTGTATATGTTGTATTCTTTCTACCATTAAGTTGGTTTTACACCACAAGTTTATTAATCTTGAAACCTTgaagtttatataatgtttgcTTCGACGATGAAAAATGGCGAGAAATAATGGATCTTTCCACCAACGAAAAGGTTTCATTCCTACTACCAACTAAAAATCCACTTCTGTCAAAGTTTGAGATTTTTCGAGCCGGTGTTTGTGTAGCAAgatatattttactttcaatTTCATCATTGTTGAATCATTAGTCAATCAATGTCGCTATGCCACGCCCCGAAATCGGTATTACATGTCAATCAAAATGGCGTGATGTTTCACGAGACGAGTTAATATCTATTGAGCATGCGTGGAATTCTTAAAAGAGTGTCGTCTGCACAAAAAGGTAACCATCTTTAAAAGTTTTGAATCGTCAAAGTTTGAACGAGAAGACGAATAGAAAATGGGTCACTGAAGACATCGAACAACATTCTGCCAAAGAAAAAAGGTAAACTGTTTGAAATTATCATACTTTTGGAAAGAATATAATTATCTTAGTGTTGAAAACAAGTGTTCCGAAGTTCTTCTACATTTTCAAAACGATCTTAATCCGAGTCGAGCTGTCTTTAACGCGAAGGCAATTCTATCTAATTCCAAACGAGTTTGATTCACTAGACTGTCATCCCGCAAATATACGACATACTGGGGTTTATATCAAATGTCGTTTTATAAAAGGGACGCATGTCTCGTGACTCAAACTTTTggtaattttaatttcaattaccGGCATTGGAGCTACATTTGTACTTTAATTAACAACACTTCCATTAATATCTAATCATTGAAACTAAAATAGATTAACAGTCCCTTTGTTCCTTACTTTACAATGTATTAATAATTAACCAATTACTTCATCCTGGTTGAGGTGAAGTGTGTGtgcgggttttttttttatcgaaatAAGGGAAAATAGCACGCTAATACCTCTTAAACCGGTCTTGGACACTGTTACACGTATACAAATCTTGGACATATGtgtaaaaaagaacaaaaaatgaAGGATGTAAAATTTGAGATTATTTCCTGATGTTATTAAGGCCAAGAATCTTTACTGTATTAGATCTAGTGCAGTACGAACTATTAGCAACACATTAGAGCTCTGTAAAGTTTGTAAAGTTATTGAAAACGAAATCCAATTTTTCTATGAATGTCCTTTAGATGATGAAGTTAGAGCAATATATCtcgataaaatgaaataaaatatgccAGAAGATGAAAATCTGATTATCATTTTGTCAGTTGATAACTCCTGAGATTATACAAAGAACTTCATAAAACAGTCATTAGAACAGAGGAGAGTGGACTTGCATCCTGTATAATCTAATACTCTGCTTATATTAATGTTGAACCGTTTTGTATGcttgtattttatatgtattgtcATCGAATTACTAATATGTTATCAGAATTGTGCAATAAACAATTTCACTGAATTGAATCTGCCGTGTCTTTGTGCACGGAATACAGCATCGTCGGGAATCTGGCGTGCAGAAAAAAGCATTGGAGCCCTTAGTTACGAACTTCCGCATGCATGCCATCGTTTGTCAGCAGTGTTGGATGCTGATTGCCGAACTAGAGCAAATGTGTGTTTAGCAGAACTGTGAAAATGGCATGTGTTGAGCTCAACAGAAAGTTGAAACGTAAGCCCTACATGTGAACGTCTTCAATGGTGTAATTGGTGGTCATCGATTTGTCATCACGTAGTTCTTTACGATAATTGATCGTATTTGATAAACGCTTTTCATTCTCCCAACTCCCGTGTCctgtttatcattatatatctgACTTTATGTATTTTACCATGTTGTACAAGTTCCCGTCAGACCCAGGAGTTGTATCGATCTAACCTCACCTTGGCTTTGTCATTGCCGCGGCGGGGTAAGGTTACTTCAAGTTTATGTGCCTATCCGGCTGTTAGTCGGCTGCGATATCGCAGCTTCTTCAAATCGATATAGGTACCGTTTTGCATTTTATGATCAACGCACGAGTCAACTGATTaaacataattatgttatataaacatatacagtcGTTTCGAATTTAAATGGGAAATGTTTACGATCGAGAACAGAAAAAATCCAACTCGTGTCGAACTACCATAGCATTACATGTGACCTTTTGACCTTCTGTTGTAGATTACCGTCGATGTACAAGTAATTACACAAATATCATgtcagtttcatcaatatcatTAAACTCTCTCTTCCAGACCAAATTAACACGTCTGCCTCAGGGAAAATGGAGCAGTACACCGGGCGATGTTTGCACCTAAGGTTGAGCACGAGATGCTTCAGATTAATCTAAATCTGTGATGGGAGAGATAAATATCCATCAGAGCCCACAGCAGTAGTAGCGATACATTCTTCGCGCCATGGTGCATCATTGTTCGTGACTGTAATTTAGGCATAAGGTTATGACTACGGTATAACTTTGTCATTGGGACTTTGTCTGCAGGATAGAAACATTGCAGATGCATTTTCCCTCTCCCCGAATCGTTTTAGGAGGGTCCGGGACATAATCCCTcgataaaaaaattgaatgtgGATTCTCTCTGTTGCGATTTCCTGTGTTCTGAGAGCAAAACAAACTtccttgttttcattttgttttgaaactggatttttttcatatttttaacaaaatgcatatttcaaattgaaataGCCATCATTCATTGATGAATTCCGATaaactctaaaaaaaaaatgtatcaatcaGGATATAAGATTCACGCCCTGGAAGACCATGCGCGCTATGATGGATACGGACCATTAAGAGTGTTTCGTATAAAAACTTAGTTGTTTCGCAATTGTAAAAATGAATGACATGGACATACCCCGACATGTGTAACACCACTAGACGTTTTCGGTACGTCATGTTGTGGTGTAacttttattaaattttgatcCAACCTGACGCCCAATAATTATGAGTGGGTATTGCAATCAATTTTCATGttgcaatatattgcaatatttcaAGGGATATTGCGATATATCACGATGTATTGTATTTCggtaaatttgaatgaattttgaagaacaAACGGATAAAACACGAACCATAAGAGAAACAATTGCTTGGTTTAATTCAGTGATGTACCAAACACTGCCTTATTTTGATGTCATACATACACCCAAAAGTATAACACATCCAGCAAgttaacaaatatgtataaCACATCCAGCAAGTTAAATCGAGGTTTAGATAGAAAATTATCAGTGCAATGTTCCAAATTCTGCTATTAAAACCCCTGAAATAGTTAAGAAATTTGCTGCAATATATTTCGACACTGAAGATCATATTGCAATATAGACATGTCTATTGTCACAgaaaaatattgcaatattatATTGCCTTTCGCAATATTATTGCCCACTTCTACCAATGATGTATAACAGATATGTACACATACACCTAGACTTCAGCAAATTCTCAAGTCCCCTTGACATTGCTGTTGTTTTGGTTAACCGGTCTCTCTCTCTATCCTGATGGATTCCGACTAGATGAGGTAGAGTGATTCCGTCGCGGCAATTTTCTCTCCTAAGTCCGTAATATCCATTCTGTCACGATTTACAGTCAacattgtaaatattcattgttttattacaattttaaatgAGAGTTTTAATCCACGTATGAATAAATGTATGTATGCTGATTGGTATTGCTGTCCTTCTAAGGCACAGACTCTCAGTAACGATAACTATTGAATcattatatacagtctgtaatATTCCTCCGTCTCGGTACATACAGAAGGTGCATTAACCATAAATGTTACACTTAATGTCGTCTTAGGATGGAGATCTTTGTTTTCTTCGACAATAAATATTCCATAATGTTGcggacaatatatatacagtgtactgtatttGATACCGAAGCAGGCTGCATATTAACAATATACCAAAAACAGTTGTCAgttacaaatatacaatattttgtaactgaaccagaaaaaaaaaggaaaaaaaaaacagatacCAAAGCAGTAAAGATGTTTCTTACGAAAACAGCGCAGTGtaaaatgaatacatgtatattacatacaatgCCTTAGATACCgaaacagaaagaaaaaatagaaaggaaaaaaaaaaaaaaaaaaacacgaaacaaaacacacaaagtAGAACCTGGACGTGTTAAATAATCCGTAATTTTAACTGAAGATTGAAACAAGaccaaaatatgaacaaaacattgatttaaacatttgaaaaagaatcagaccaggtgttccggaataGTAAGTACCTTCTGTTAAGCAAATCTTAAGACCGGAAAACGGATGAAGTTAGTACCTTCAATTATATGTTGACGTGTTGTATTTTATCCAGTTTTATCGGGAGCTTGTGATATTACTGCTGCTGTTTTGTGCTAGACATCATAATCATAGTCCTCACTTTGTGAAAAGTTTGTTACGTTGACATTTATTTTTCGAATTAACTGTCCGCGATACTGCGCTACATGTAGTGTCGACATCTATACCATTATCTTGGGAATATTTGAGGAGCATATTGtataataaagaaaattaaaattgataacCACGTTTGGTAACTATAACGTGTGAGTTCTAATCAATACAGAATCGGGCCTAGTGTGTTGTAGCGCAGAAATAATTTCTCATTAATATCTCTGTTGAGACAAGCAGTTTCTGGAAAGCTTTCCAAGTCGCTAGCTGTTAAACTGCTATACAGTCTTTTCAACTGAATATCCGCGTAAGATTCCGAGATGGATGGAGTTATCACCAGTTTATCGAACAGTAATGTTTTCCAATGTCAAAGGCAATTAATCGTCATTATAAAATGCTCGATTTGATACTGCGATGTTCATAAAGTTATAGCTGTCGTGCCAAGATTACGAATATCGATTTGAAAGCACGCATGTTTATACCAGACATTTTCTGTGTTGAGAATGTATGCATTAAACTAGTGATTTGTGCAGGAATTAATATCTACCTTACATATTTATCACGCGATTccctttaaaaagaaaaaaaagccGTGGTACCAGACCGGGCctagcatatatatatagctacttcATTATGTTGACAAACCGGATCGTCCAATTTTAAATCTTGACGGAGCTGCCCACAGTGAATTGTGATAGACTATAACAGCCCATCTATCATATAGGTTGCAATGTATTGTTCATCCCACGTGACAACAGCAATACTCATCGGTGTATTTAAGTGACAACATTAGTACTTACGAGTGCCTTAAGGCGACAACAGCAGTACGCATGGTTGTCTTTTAATTGGTACAACAGTACTCTCGGGAGTCTTTGCGTGACAACAGAAGTACTCACGGTTGTCGTTGGGTGACAATAGCAGTACTATCGTTTGCCTTTGGGTGACAACAGCACTACTTACGATTGTCTTTGAGTGACAACAGCACTACTTATGGTTGTCTTTGGGGGACAACAGCAGTACTCAGTTGCCTTTGGGTGACAACAGCAGTACTCACGGTTGTCTTTTGGTGACAACAGCAGTACTCATCGGTGTCTTTGGGTGACAACAGCAGTACTCATGGTTGTCTTTTGGTGACAACAGCAGTACTCATCGGTGTCTTTGGGTGACAACAGCAGTACTCATCGGTGTATTTGGGTGACAACAGCAGTACTCATCGGTGTATTTGGGTGACAACAGCAGTACTCATCGGTGTCTTTTGGTGACAACAGCAGTACTCATCGGTGTCTTTTGGTGACAACAGCAGTACTCATCGGTGTCTTTTGGTGACAACAGCAGTACTCATGGTTGTCTTTTGGTGACAACAGCAGTACTCATCGGTGTCTTTGGGTGACAACAGCAGTACTCATCGGTGTATTTGGGTGACAACAGCAGTACTCATCGGTGTATTTGGGTGACAACAGCAGTACTTATCGGTGTATTTGGGTGACAACAGCAGTACTCATCTGTGTATTTGGGTGACAACAGCAGTACTCATCGGTGTCTTTGGGTGACAACAGCAGTACTCATGGGTGTCTAGGCGACAACAGCAGTATCCGTGGGTGTCTTTTTGTGACAACAGCAGTACTCATAAGTGTCTTTAGGCGACAACAGCAGTACTCACGGGTGTATTATGGTGACAAGAGCAGTACTCATAGTTGTCTTTGGgcgacaataacaacattgtTTTGGTTGTTCTCGAACATATGAAAAAGGTTAGCTTTCATATGAGAGACAGATCGCGAGACATGGTCCTGGGTTGAAAAATAGATTATTAGGTCAAATGACGTAACAATGTCCATATCATGcatttaatgacgtcataaaatttaatgaaattagtgacatcatagttttgataaataataatacGGCATTCAACAGTGATATGCAGAAAGTTTATCTTGGGTATTTTATGAATATTAATGAATACCCACCCCCAACCCCTACAACTTTGATTGAAGTATTATAGCAACATGAAGAACCGTCTCAAAACGACATCTTGTTTAATTTGAAGTAGTTTGTAATTTAGCAATTTCCATTGCAGTAATTGCAATGCCAAAAAGCAATCACAACGTCATGACCAATTCCTTCAAGTCTCGCCAACTCCGTTAGGCCTCAGAATTGGAATTATCCGGCCTTGATGGAATTGGTCTAGACGTTGAAAATACACGCTAAATAAACCTTTGAAAAGTAATGGGAATGATGTTTGACTTAGCGTTAGAAATCAAATAAGGCATGGCTGATTCCATCAACATCATGACCacattaaaaatacattgtGTAAACACTCCTCAATATAGATAGCAAATTGCAGATTTTATTGTagattttattatcaataatgCAGTGAATGGTAAGTCATCAAATCGAAATTCCAAATCTGTCTACACGAACTACTGAATCAACTGGTCATGTATAAAATGAACCTGTTCAATACGGTATCCTATTACAAGATAGTATAGTATTCCTTATATTAAATGATTTTCATGAATGAACCATAATTTGACGTGAAAAGCATGGAAATCACTTTACAAATTTGTTGCGAATCGGATGTCTTGAAATTTGTGACAAGGATTGTATTTAGTAGCATAAGGCCTAACAAAATGCCCAGAAGCATTAATCACGGTTTACACACAGGGGTTCGTTacaaatagtatatataattc
Above is a window of Pecten maximus chromosome 7, xPecMax1.1, whole genome shotgun sequence DNA encoding:
- the LOC117330869 gene encoding universal stress protein in QAH/OAS sulfhydrylase 3'region-like isoform X1; translated protein: MAESDNTRVVAIAIDGSPYAEQAFDWYMDHIRRENDQLVLIHVPESYDLHLASPGVVQQILQELEVKVKAIEDKYRAKVEGKIQGRFRTGSGKPGEVIVKIAEEEKAGMIVTGTRGQGKFRRTVMGSVSDYIVHHAHVPVLVCRKEKDLKA
- the LOC117330869 gene encoding universal stress protein in QAH/OAS sulfhydrylase 3'region-like isoform X2 gives rise to the protein MDHIRRENDQLVLIHVPESYDLHLASPGVVQQILQELEVKVKAIEDKYRAKVEGKIQGRFRTGSGKPGEVIVKIAEEEKAGMIVTGTRGQGKFRRTVMGSVSDYIVHHAHVPVLVCRKEKDLKA